The proteins below come from a single Aegilops tauschii subsp. strangulata cultivar AL8/78 chromosome 6, Aet v6.0, whole genome shotgun sequence genomic window:
- the LOC109734952 gene encoding glutamate receptor 2.8-like, whose amino-acid sequence MVRALSPSSLVAPSSFYTLLLLVVATLLGQHPEGPLRVATAQNTPAPVPVRVGLILDWATKVSLAVSLRRRTGIQMAVEDYYAAHPGSATRVELHFSDSKGDVVGDASAALDLIKNAQVQAIIGPKTSAEAEFVAQLGSRAHVPVLSYSATSPSISPTQTPYFVRTAANDSFQATPVASVLASFGWREVAVLHEDSPYGAGILPALADALQSVHSAAIMVVDRVPVPSGADEDALDALLYRLKAMPTRVFIVHASHSLAAQLFRRASKAGMMSDGYAWVATDGVGNFVDRFDPEDLDFMQGVVSLRPHVKYTNQVKNFSARFRARYRRENPASNDDVLNDATVTGLWSYDTAWAIAVAAEAASVPGPAFRTPQNSTARTDLDQLGVSTTGEALLRAILNTTFDGMAGRFKLVDGQLQVAAYEVVNIIGNGAVTVGFWTPESGISRDLKDGSGNAARQLKPIFWPGEMLSPPRGWTASQNGRVLRVAVPVKHGFTQFVGVVISDNSTKPKITGYCIDVFNEVMKNLSYPVSYQYMPFPDSPDSYEMLVDQVSERKADIVVGDVTITASRMEEVDFTMPFTESGWAMVVATEPDTSGSMWIFLQPLTTSLWLASLAFFCFTGFVVWVIEHRVNPEFRGTPSQQFGLIFYFAFSTLVFSHKEKLESNLSRFVVIIWVFVVLILTSSYTASLTSMLTVQQLRPTVTDVKELQRRGQYIGYQEGTFIKPRLKKMGFDERKMRKYSSEEQYAEALSKGSAKGGVDAVFDEIPYLKLFLSQHCDGYMQVGPVYKTDGFGFVFPRGSPMTGDVSRGILNLAEGDTMAQIEKAWFGEPGTCQNALGGIGGGGGSSNLSFWSFGGLFLITGVVSSLMLLLYLAIFAYREREELREAEAKAEAEAGSGSVSVRRLRAWLQHFDRKDLKSPTFKVWNDESVRNGSEFAGRTPRWNGSGGDASMTPRAGGEEHAMRGTTPLSLYISSEMNAGSSPEGTPMSEISESFEQRIEGAAAAMEVTRPTASQLQQ is encoded by the exons ATGGTGCGCGCGCTCTCGCCTTCTTCCCTCgtcgccccctcctccttctacACCCTGCTGCTGCTCGTGGTGGCCACGCTGCTCGGGCAGCACCCGGAGGGGCCGCTGCGGGTGGCGACGGCGCAGAACACGCCGGCGCCGGTGCCGGTCCGCGTCGGGCTGATCCTGGACTGGGCGACCAAGGTGTCGTTGGCGGTGTCGCTGAGGCGGCGGACCGGCATTCAGATGGCCGTAGAGGACTACTACGCGGCGCACCCGGGGTCGGCCACCAGGGTGGAGCTCCACTTCAGCGACTCCAAAGGGGACGTCGTCGGCGACGCCTCCGCCG CGCTGGACCTGATCAAGAACGCGCAGGTGCAGGCCATCATCGGGCCCAAGACGTCGGCGGAGGCAGAGTTCGTTGCCCAACTCGGCAGCCGCGCCCACGTCCCCGTGCTTTCCTACTCCGCCACCTCCCCGTCCATCTCCCCGACGCAGACGCCCTACTTCGTGCGCACCGCTGCCAACGACTCCTTCCAGGCCACCCCCGTCGCCTCCGTCCTCGCAAGCTTCGGGTGGCGAGAGGTGGCCGTCCTGCACGAGGACTCCCCCTACGGCGCCGGCATTCTCCCAGCGCTCGCCGACGCGCTCCAGAGCGTCCACAGTGCGGCGATCATGGTCGTGGACCGCGTGCCCGTTCCGAGCGGCGCGGACGAAGATGCCCTTGACGCGCTCCTCTATCGCCTCAAGGCGATGCCGACGCGTGTGTTCATCGTGCACGCCTCGCACAGCCTCGCCGCGCAGCTCTTCCGGCGGGCCAGCAAAGCCGGGATGATGTCCGACGGCTACGCCTGGGTCGCCACCGACGGCGTAGGCAACTTCGTGGACAGGTTCGACCCCGAGGACCTAGACTTCATGCAGGGCGTCGTCAGCCTCCGTCCTCACGTGAAGTACACGAACCAAGTCAAGAACTTCTCTGCGCGGTTCAGGGCGAGGTACCGGAGGGAGAACCCGGCCTCCAACGATGACGTCCTCAACGACGCCACTGTGACGGGGCTCTGGTCGTACGACACGGCGTGGGCGATAGCCGTGGCAGCCGAGGCGGCCAGCGTCCCCGGCCCAGCATTTCGGACACCGCAGAATAGCACGGCACGTACAGACCTCGACCAGCTCGGCGTGTCGACCACCGGAGAAGCGCTTCTTAGGGCGATTCTCAACACGACGTTCGACGGGATGGCAGGCAGGTTCAAGCTGGTGGACGGGCAGCTGCAGGTCGCCGCGTACGAGGTCGTGAACATCATCGGGAACGGCGCGGTGACGGTGGGGTTCTGGACGCCGGAGTCCGGCATCTCGCGGGACCTCAAAGACGGCAGCGGCAACGCTGCGCGGCAGCTGAAACCCATCTTTTGGCCGGGCGAGATGTTGTCCCCGCCGAGAGGCTGGACGGCGTCGCAGAACGGGCGGGTGCTCAGGGTCGCCGTGCCGGTGAAGCACGGGTTCACGCAGTTCGTGGGCGTCGTCATCTCCGACAACTCGACGAAGCCGAAGATCACCGGGTACTGCATCGACGTGTTCAACGAGGTGATGAAGAACCTGTCCTACCCGGTGAGCTACCAGTACATGCCGTTCCCCGACAGCCCGGATTCGTACGAGATGCTGGTGGACCAGGTGAGCGAGAGGAAGGCGGACATTGTGGTCGGGGACGTGACGATCACGGCGAGCAGGATGGAGGAGGTGGACTTCACGATGCCGTTCACGGAGTCCGGGTGGGCAATGGTGGTGGCCACGGAGCCGGACACGAGCGGCAGCATGTGGATCTTCCTGCAGCCGCTCACCACCAGCCTTTGGCTCGCCAGCCTCGCCTTCTTCTGCTTCACCGGCTTTGTCGTGTGGGTCATCGAGCACCGCGTCAACCCGGAGTTCCGCGGCACGCCGTCGCAGCAGttcggcctcatcttctacttCGCCTTCTCTACCCTCGTCTTCTCACACA AGGAGAAGCTGGAGAGCAACCTATCGAGGTTCGTGGTGATCATATGGGTGTTCGTGGTgctgatcctgacatcgagctaCACAGCGAGCCTGACGTCGATGCTGACGGTGCAGCAACTCCGACCGACAGTGACAGACGTGAAGGAGCTCCAGAGGCGCGGTCAGTACATCGGGTACCAAGAGGGCACCTTCATCAAGCCAAGGCTCAAGAAGATGGGCTTCGACGAGCGAAAGATGAGAAAGTACAGCTCGGAGGAGCAGTACGCCGAAGCGCTGTCCAAGGGCTCGGCCAAAGGCGGCGTGGACGCGGTGTTTGACGAGATCCCGTACCTGAAGCTATTCCTGTCACAGCACTGCGACGGGTACATGCAGGTGGGGCCTGTGTACAAGACGGACGGCTTCGGGTTCGTCTTCCCAAGGGGGTCGCCCATGACAGGGGACGTGTCGCGGGGGATCCTCAACCTGGCCGAGGGGGACACGATGGCGCAGATCGAGAAGGCGTGGTTCGGCGAGCCCGGCACTTGCCAGAATGCGCTGGGCggcatcggcggcggcggcggctcgtcGAACCTCAGCTTCTGGAGCTTCGGCGGGCTGTTCCTCATCACCGGCGTCGTCTCCAGCCTCATGCTGCTGCTCTACCTCGCCATCTTCGCGTACCGCGAGCGTgaggagctccgggaggcggaggcgaagGCTGAGGCTGAGGCCGGCTCTGGGAGCGTTTCGGTGCGAAGGCTGCGTGCGTGGCTGCAACACTTCGATAGGAAGGACCTCAAGTCACCCACCTTCAAGGTGTGGAACGACGAGTCCGTCAGAAACGGCAGCGAGTTTGCGGGTAGGACGCCAAGATGGAATGGCAGTGGCGGCGATGCTAGTATGACGCCGAGGGCCGGTGGGGAGGAACACGCCATGAGAGGGACGACCCCGCTAAGCCTGTACATCAGCTCCGAGATGAACGCCGGCTCTTCGCCAGAGGGGACGCCAATGTCGGAGATCAGTGAGTCATTCGAGCAAAGGATCGAGGGGGCAGCAGCCGCAATGGAGGTGACAAGGCCAACGGCCTCTCAATTACAACAGTAG